Sequence from the Guyparkeria hydrothermalis genome:
CCCGAAGCAGGTCGAGGACGTCTACCCCCTCGACGATGACGACACCGCCGAGAAGACCCACGTGAACGTCGGCTGGATGCTGGGCGAGAGTGCCGATTTGGATGCGCGCCTCGAGGCGCAACTGCTCGAGGGCGTGCTGCTGGAGAACAGCGCCTCGCCGCTGTTGAAGGCCCTGGAGACCACCGACCTGGGCGCCGCGCCCTCGCCGGTGCTGGGGCTGGAAGACTCCCAGCGCCAGATGGTGTTCGTCGCCGGGCTCGAGGGCAGCGAGGCCGACCGGGCCGAGGCGGTGGAGCAGCTGGTCCTCGACACGCTAACCGAGGTGGCCGAAAAGGGCGTCGACCCGGACATGGTCGAGTCGGTGTTGCACCAGCTCGAGCTCTCGCAGCGCGAGGTGACCGGCGACGGCTTTCCCTACGGTCTGCACCTGATCGTCCAGGCCCTGCCGGCGGCGATCCACGACAGCGACCCGATCAACCTGCTCGACCTGGAGCCAGCGCTCGAGCGCCTGCGTGCCAAGGCCGCCGACCCGCAGTTCATCCCCAACCTCGTGCGCCGGCTGCTGCTCGACAACCCGCACCGGGTGCGGCTGGTCCTGAAGCCGGACACCGAGCTGTCCGGCCGCCAGCAGGCCGAGGAGAAGGCACGGCTTTCCGCCATGCAGGACACCCTGGGCGACGAGGACCAGCGCCAGATCGTCGAGCAGGCCAAGGCGCTGGCGGACCGTCAGGCCGAGGAGGGTGATCTCTCCATCCTGCCGACGGTGACCCGCGAGGACATTCCCGCGGACATCGATATCCCGCAGCCCGAGCAGTTCGTCCACCAGCCGTCGAGCCAGCGCTGGTACAACCGCAGCACCAACGGTCTGGCCTACCTGCAGCTGGCGATCGACCTGCCCGACCTCGATCGCGACGAGCTTGAGTTGATGCCGGTCTACACCGGTTTGCTGACCGAACTGGGCGCTGGTGACCGGGATTACCTGCAGATGGCCGAGGCCGTCGCGGCGAAGACCGGCGGATTCGCCTCGGGCGCCTCGGTGCGTGCCGGCATCAATGACGTGCACTCGGCCAGCGGCTTCTGGCTGCTGTCGGGCAAGTCACTGGTGCGCAATGCGGATGCCATGGTCGACCTGTTCCATCAGCACCTCGATGCCGCGCGCTTCGACGAGATCGACCGCATCTGCGATCTGGTCAGCCAGATGCGCTTCGGCACCGAGCAGGGCGTATCCGGCCGTGGTCACATCCACGCGATGCTGCTGGCTTCCAGCGGCATGTCCGCGCGGGCCTCCCTGCGCCACGACACCGCTGGGGTGGCCGCCGTGCGCCGCATCAAGGCGATGGACGACGGTCTCGAGCAGGCCGAGTCGCGCTACGACTTGGCCGAACGGCTGGCGCGCCTGCACGACAAGCTCAAGGGCGGCCTGCGTCACTACAACGTGGTTACCGAGCAGCGCCATTTCGCCGAGATGGCGCAGGCGCTCCGCCCGCACATGCACCAGGGCAGCACCGAGCAGCCGTTCCACCTTGGCCGGCACGAATCGCAGGTGCACGAGGCCTGGGTCGGCAACCTGGCGGTCAATTACTGCGCCCAGGCGCATGCCGCCGTGCCGCCCAAGCACCCGGATGCCGCCGCACTGGCGGTGCTCGGTGGCTTCATGCGCAACGGCTTCCTGCACACGGCCATCCGCGAGAAGGGCGGTGCGTACGGAGGTGGGGCCGGCTTTGATGCCGAGTCCGGCAGTTTCCGCTTCTTCTCCTACCGCGACCCGCGCCTGGGCGAGACGCTCGAGGACTTCGGCAATGCGGTCGACTGGGTGGTCGACAACGCCCATGAGGATCGGACCGTCGACGAGGCAATCTTCGGCGTGATCGCCTCGATCGACAAGCCGGGCTCGCCGGCGGGCGAGGCCAAGAAGGCGTTCATGGACGAATTGCACGGCCGTACACCGGAGGATCTGCGCGAGATACGTGCCCGGGTGCTGGATGTCACCCAGGACGACCTCAAGCGGGTGGCGGAGACCTACCTGAAGCCGGACACGGCATCGGTTGGCGTGCTGGCGGGTCCGTCCCGCGAGGACGATCTGGCCGAGCTTGGGCTCGTTATCGAGCGGATCTGATTCAAAGGCGGCTAGACTGGCCGCCTGCAAAAGTGACAACCAACGGAGGGGTATGATGCGCTGGATGATCGGGATTGGAGTGGTCGGCCTGCTGGTGCTGACCTATTTTCTGCTGCCGATCCTGAGCCCCTTCGTGGTCGGCTTCATCATTGCCTACCTGTTCAATCCGTTGGTCACCCGGCTGGACCGGCACGGGGTTTCCCGGACCTGGGGCACCTCGCTGATCTTCCTCGGCGGCGCGCTGGTACTGCTGGTCGCGCTGGTGGCGCTGATTCCGGTGCTGATCGAGCAGACCGTCCGCCTGGTGCGCGTCTTCCCCCAGCTGCTGGATATCGTCCAGCAGCGGATCATTCCCTGGGTCACCCAGACCACCGGACTCGAGCTGCACGTCGATCAGTTGCGCGCCCTGGTGGTCTCCCATGGCGAGACCATCGCCAAGGTGGTCGCCGGCGGGCTCTCGAACGTGTCGGCGACGGGGACGGCGGCGTTCATCGCCCTGATGAACCTGCTGCTGATCCCGGTGATCGCCTTCTATCTGCTGCGCGACTGGCCGGTCGTAATTGCCCGCGTCGAGCAGATGCTGCCCAGGCACCGCGTCGATTCGATCGCCCTGATGGCGCGCGAGTCCGACAGCATGCTGGGCAACTTCCTGCGCGGTCAGTTGGCGGTGATGATTGCCAACGGCGTCACCTATTCGATCGGTCTGACCCTGATCGGGCTGGAGACGGGGATCGCCATCGGCATGTTCGCCGGGCTGGTCAGTTTCGTGCCGTATCTCGGCACCATTATCGGCATCCTGCTGGCGCTGATTGCCATGTACATCCAGGCCGACAGTCTCTGGCCGCTGCTGCTGGTTCTCGGCGTCTTCGGGGTCGGGCAGGTGCTCGAAACGGTCGCCTGGCAACCGCGCTTCGTCGGCAACGAGATCGGCATGCACCCGGTTGCCGTGATCTTCGCGGTGATGGCCGGTGGCCAGCTGTTCGGCTTCTTCGGCATCCTGCTGGCGCTGCCGGTCTCGGCGGTGTTGATCGTGCTCGGCGAGCACGCCCTGGCCGCCTACCGGGAGAGTCGTTACTACCGGGGCAAAGACGAGCGGGCCTTGCCGCCGGGCGACGGCGACGAACCGGTGGAGGGCTGAGCGGCCCATGCAGCAGATCCCGCTGGCACTGGACCTGGTTACGCCCACGAGCTTCGAGGGGTTCATCGGCAACGAGAACCTGTTGCTCAAGGCGACATTGGCCGAGCAGGCGGCTGGCTATGGCGAGGCGCAGGTGTTCATCCATGGCCCGAGCGGGTCGGGCAAGTCGCATCTGGCACAGGCGGCCTGCTACCACGCCGGTTCGATGGGCCGGCCGGCGGCCTACTGGCCCCTGCGCCAGATCGGCGGGCAGCTGGCGGCGGCCAGCGAGCAGATCGATGCCTTCGCGCTGGCGGTGGTCGACGACGTCGATGCGTTGGTCGGCCAGGCCGAGGGCGAGTTCCTGTTGTTCGACCTGATCAACCGGGCGCGCGAGGCCGAGGTGCCATTGCTGCTTACAGCCTCGCGCCCGCCGGCGGACCTGCCGGTGAAATTGGCGGATCTCGCCTCGCGGTTGAGCTGGGGGGCGGTAATGGCCGTGCACCTGCCCGGTGACGGCGAGAAGATCGAACTGCTCCGTGCCCGGGCGCAGGCCCGGGGGCTGGAGATGCCGCACGGCACGGCGCAGTGGATGCTCGCGCATCTGCCGCGCGACGTCGGTACCTTGCTCGAGGCACTTGACCGCCTCGATCGCCAGTCGATGATCGCCAAGCGACGCCTGACCATCCCCTTCGTCCGCGAGGTGCTGGTCGAGACCGAGTGAGCGCCGATCGGTTGTTACCTGATCAGCCGCTGCCTGCCAGCGAACCGTGCAGAGGTCCGCTAGATCGTATGGCGAACGATGCGAGCCTTGTCGCGTTGCCAGTCGCGGTCCTTGATGGTGGCGCGCTTGTCGTGCGACTTCTTGCCCTGGCCGAGGGCGATCTCGAGCTTGACCATGCCGCGTTTGAAGTACAGCGCGATGGGCACGATGGTGAACCCCTTGCGCTCGACCTGACCGATCAGGCGGGCCAGTTCGTGGTCGTGAAGCAGCAGCTTGCGCGTGCGCGTCGGATCCGGCCGAACGTGGCTCGAGGCCTGCAGGAGCGGCGTGATCACCGCGCCGAGCAGCCAGGCCTCGCCGTCCTTGATGATCACGTGCGCATCGGCGATCTGGGCCTTGCCGGCGCGCAGGGCCTTCACTTCCCAGCCCTCGAGCACCAGGCCGGCCTCGATGCGGTCGCCAAGGAAATAGTCGAACTTCGCCTTCTTGTTCAGCGCGATGGTCGACTGTCCGGTGGTGGGCTTCTTGTTCTTGCTCATGCGCGCATTCTAGCAGCATGTCGGCCGGTTGCCGCCCGGAATCGGGCAGTGCCGCCCCGGTCGCCGGCTTGGTCGCCATGGCGGCATGGTGGTAGTTTCAAGGGAAGGTCCGCACGAATACCCAACGTCTCTGCGGGTCTCCAGGCGTCCAGATGTAAGGCGCGGCGCGCGGTCCAATGGCCATGCTCATTGGCAAGCGTCGTAACGCCGCAGCTGGGCGCCTGGCGGCCCGCCCTACGGGGCTAGCCGGCTTGCCCGCCCTCGGTGTTGCCGATCCTCGCCGGGGCAATGAGCCCGCCTTCGAATCGGCGCCTTGATGGCGGACAAACCGGCTGGCCAGAGGCATTGGGTATTCGAGCGGACCTCCCCGAGCCATCCGTCGGGTTCCCGGGACGGGAGCCGTGTCCGACCAAACCGAAGAGGAAGTCCGGTGTCCGCACAGCATCTCGAGAACCACCCGGAATGGAGCGGCCGACTGGCCTTCATCCTCGCCTCGGCCGGTTCGGCCGTCGGCCTGGGCAACATCTGGAAATTTCCCTACATCATGGGCGACAACGGCGGCGGCGCGTTTGTGATGATCTATCTCGCCTGCCTGCTGCTGGTGGCCACGCCCATCCTGATCAGCGAGGTCATGCTGGGCCGTCGTGCGCGTTCCAACCCGATTACCGGCATGGCCAAGCTCAGCCGCGAGGCCGGCGCGCACCCAAGCTGGCAGGCGATCGGCTGGATGGGGGTGCTCACCGGCTTTCTGATCCTGAGTTTCTATTCGGTGGTGATGGGCTGGGCCCTGGCCTACGTCGAGAAGGCCGCGGACGGGGCGTTCATCGGCGCGAATGCCGAGACCATCTCAGGGCTGTTCGACGACATGGTCGCCAATCCCGGCACGCTGCTGTTCTGGCATACGGTGGCGATGATCATGACCGTCGCAGTGGTCGCCCGCGGGGTGCGCGGCGGGCTGGAACTGGCCACCCGCGTCATGATGCCGTTGCTGATCGTCATCCTGGTGCTGCTGTTCGGCTACAACATCGGCACGCCCGGTTTCGCGCCGGCCATGGCGTTCATGTTCTCCCCCGACTTCTCCCAGGTCAGTGCCCAGACCGTGCTGGTGGCGCTGGGACACGCGTTCTTTACCCTGAGTCTCGGCATGGGCGCGATCATGGTGTACGGCTCCTACATGCCGCAGGGCACCTCGATCGTGCGCGCCGGGCTGTGGATCATCGTCCTGGATACCGGCATCGCGCTGCTGGCGGGCATGGTGATCTTCCCGATCGTGTTCTCCAACGGCATGAGCCCCGAGCAGGGCGCCGGCCTGGTGTTCCAGACCCTGCCGCTGGCGCTCGGCCAGATGGAGTGGGGCTACTGGCTCGCGATCGTCCTGTTCGTGCTGGTATCGATCGCCGCCTGGACCTCGGCGATCTCGCTGGTCGAGCCGGCTGTCTCCTACCTCTGGGAGCGTTTCGGCGTCCGCCGGCTGCACTCGGCCCTGGCCGTGGGGGTGGCGACCTGGTCGCTGGGCGTGCTCGCGGCGCTGTCGTTCAACCTGCTCGGCGATGTCACCCTGTTCGACAAGACGATCTTCGGCGTGCTGGAGTTCGCCACGGCCAACATTCTGCTGCCGGCCGGCGGCTTGCTGATTGCCCTGTTTGCTGCCTGGCGAATGCGGCGAGCCGACTCCCGCGAGGAGCTGGGACTCGACGGCTGGCGCTACCGGCTGTGGTGGTGGCTGGCCGCCGTGGTTGCTCCGGCCGGTGTGGTGCTGGTGTTCCTCAACGGGCTCGGCCTGTTGGGCTAAGGCGGCGGCGTACTCTGCTAGACTCCGCGGTCCGATCGACAGCCCGCCGCCGTGGCCGGTGGTGGGCATGAAACGCAAGGGCGACTTCCTCCCGGCATGAGTACCACCATCGAGCGACAGGTCGACGTGCCGTTCTCCGCGCTGCAGATGTATGCGCTGGTCAACGACATCGACTCCTACCCGGAATTCCTCCCCTGGTGCGAGCAGACGCGCATCCTTCAGGCCTCGGGCGATGAGGTCGAAGCGAGCATCACGCTGCGCAAGGGAGCGATCCACAAGACCTTCGTCACCCGCAATCACAACGAGCCGGGCGCCCGGATCGTCGTCACGCTGGTCGACGGTCCCTTCCGTCACCTCGACGGCTTCTGGGAATTCGAGGACCTGCCGGAGGGCGGCTCCCGGGTGACGCTCGACATGCGTTTCGAATTCTCCAACCGCTTCCTCGAACGTGCCATCGGTCCGGTGTTCCGCGAGATCGTGAAGAACCTCGTCGGGGCATTCCGCAAGCGGGCCTTCCAGGTCTATCCGCGCGAGGACGGCGCATGAAGGTCGAAGTGGCCTACGCCAGGCCCGATGTCCAGGTCATTCTCGAGGTCGATGTCCCGGAGGGCGCGACCGCCGAGGAGGCCATTCGTGCCAGCGGCATTCTCGAGCGCTTCCCGGAGATCGATCTGACCAAGCAGAAGGTGGGCATCTTCTCCAAGGTCGCGCCGCTGTCCAAGGATCTGCGGGAGTGGGACCGGGTGGAAATCTACCGGGCGCTGATCGCCGACCCGAAGGCCGCGCGCCGGCAGCGGGCGCAGAAGGACAAGCAGGACGACCGCAAGGCCGCGGCCAAGTCCGGTGCCAAGGGGAAGGACAAGCCGCCGGCGGACTCTGCCGACGCTCCAACCGCGGACACGAAAAAGCCGGCCGAGTAGAACCCGGCCGGCTTCTGGGCTGCCCCGCTGTCGGAACCGTTACTTACAGCGGATCATTGCCCGGCGGGGTAGTCGGCTGATCTTCGGTTTCCAGCTCGTAGGGATCTTCTTCCGGAGCGGTGGACGGCGCCGGCTCGGCCTCGCCGTCATCCTTCTCCTCGTCCGGCAGTTCCGCGCTGTTCATCGACGGCGCTTCGGCCAGATCCATGCCGTCCTGCGTGATCGCCGTGACCCGGCCGGAGGCGCCGTACTCGACCACCAGCGTGTGGTGGAATGCCTCTTCCTTGCCGCGCTTGTCGTAGTAGAGATAGGTGTCGCGCTGGCCGGCGTGGAAGATGTCGTTGAGGCTGGGCGTGCCGAGCAGGTTGCGGACTTCGGCCTGCGACATGCCTTCGTGAAGGCGCTCGACCTGAGCCTCCTCGATGATGTTGCCCTGCTGGATATCCGGCTGGTAGACCTGGATGAAGCTCGGGACGTATACCGAGGAACAACCCGCAAGCAGGGTGACGACGAGCGGAAGCGTAAGAAGATGGCGCTGCATGATCCTGGAAAACCTTTTCCTGATGGTCTGGATGGCTTTACGACTGCGCCCCAATCATACGCCGTCTGACCGGTGATGCCAGCCTGCCTCGTCCGGAGGATTGCCGTGCGGGGTCATGTTTCCGGGAATGGCGGCATCTTCGGTTACAATTCGCATTAGCGAATCAACCGAATGCAATCGAGGGCAGAAGTTTTGGAACCCAGCGAACTCAAGAAGGCCGGCCTGAAGGTCACCCTGCCGCGGGTGAAGATTCTCGAGATCATCGAGGCGAATCCGGATTGGCACATGAGTGCCGAGGACGTTTACAAGGAATTGCTCGCCCGCGGTGAGGAGATCGGGCTGGCCACGGTCTACCGGGTGCTGACCCAGTTCGAGACGGCCGACATCCTCAAGCGGCACCAGTTCGAGGGTGGCAAGGCCGTGTTCGAGCTGATCTCCAAGGGGGATCACGACCATCTGGTCTGCGTGAAGACCGGCCAGGTCGAGGAATTCCACGATCCGATCATTCAGGAACGGATCGCCATGATCGCCGACGAGTTCGATTTCGATCTGACCGACTACTCGCTGGTGATCTACGGCATCAGCCGCAAGGCGGCCGGCCGCAAGTAAGGCTCATTGCGCCCATGGCAGAAGGCCCGCTCGTGTTTCACGGGCGGGCCTTCTTGCTTTCGGGATCAGATTGAGCTGTCGAGCAACTCGCGGGCATGCGCCCGGGTTTGCTCGGTCACCTCGCGGCCGCCGAGCATGCGCGCCAGCTCCTCGGTGCGCTCGTCGGCATCGAGGGCGCGCACCCAGGTGCGGGTCGCGTCACTGAGCTCCTCCTTCTCGATGCGTGCCTGGTGATGACCGTGGGCGGCTACCTGCGGCAGGTGCGTGACGCACAGTACCTGGCGCGATTCGCCGAGTGCCCGCAAGTGGGCGCCGACGATCGCCGCGGTGGCCCCGCCGATGCCGGTGTCGACCTCGTCGAAGATGAAGGTGCCCACCGGGTCGTCACCGGCGGTCAGGGTCTTCAGTGCGAGGCTCACGCGCGCCAGTTCGCCGCCGGAGGCGATCTGGTCGAGCGGGGCGACCGGCTGGCCGCGGTTGGCGCTGATCAGGAAGACGACTTCGTCGATGCCGCGCTCGCCGCGGCGTGTCTTCAGAGCATCCGAGGTGGTCAGCTTCACCTCGAACTCGCCGTTGGGCATGCCCAGCTCGCGGATCGAGGCCTTGAGCCGCTCGGCCAGCTTCTTGGCACCTGCCTGCCGCTCCTTGCTGACCTTGGCGGCCAGCCTGTCGTAGGCGGCGCGGTTTTCCGTGAGGCGGGTCTCGATCTCGCCCAGCGAGCCGCCGGCCTGCTCGAGCTGTTCGTGCTCCTCGCGCAGATCACTGACGTGCTGCTCGAACACCTCCGGGGAGACGCGGTGTTTGCGGGCCAGTTCGTGCAGGGTGTCCAGTCGTGCCTCGACGGTGGCGAGGCGTTCCGGGTCGGCCTCGGCCGACTCGAGCCGGTCGCGAAGGGTATCGACCGCCTCGGCGATCTGGATCTCAGCGGACTGCAGGGTCTCGATGACCGGGCCGAGAGTTTCGTCCAGATCCGCGATCCGTGACAGGGACTGCTCGGCGGCCCCCACGCGATCGTGGGCGTTGCCGTCGTCGTCGAACAGCGAGGCCATCTGCTCGGCCAGCACCTGACGCCATTCGTCCAGTCTCGACAGTCGCTTGAGCTCGGCGTGCAGCTGGTTGAACTCGTCCGGCTGCGGATCGACCCGCTCGATCTCCTCGAGCTGGAATTCGAGAAAGGCGAGCCGGTCGGCACGCGAGTCCTGCTCCGCCCGGTGGCTGGCGAGCTGCTCCTCGTCGGCGTGGATCTGGCGACTCAGCCGGCCGAGCTCGTCGACCTGGCCCTTGAGGTCGCAGAAGTGGTCGAGCAGGGCGAGCTGGGTCTTCGCCTGCATCAGCCGCTGGTTCTGGTGCTGACCGTGGATGTCGATCAGGTGCCGGCCGAGACCCTTGAGCGCCTGGCCGGGTACCGGGCGGCCGTTGATCCATGCCTTGGAGCGGCCGTCCCGCGACAGGACACGCCGCACGATCAGCGGCAGCGACCCGCCCTCGGGGTCCTCGCCCAGTTCCTGTTCGTCGAGCCACTGCGCGGCCGGGCCATCGACCGGCAGCAGAAACTCGCCGGTGACCTCGCCCTGCTCGCAGCCGCTGCGCAACAGGTTCATGTTGGCCCGGTCACCCAGCAGCAGCCCGATCGCGTCGATCAGGATCGACTTGCCGGCGCCGGTTTCCCCGGTGAGGGCGGTCATGCCGGCGGCGAAGTCGAGCTCGAGCTGATCGATCAGGGCGATCTGGCGAATGGAGAGGGTGGTCAGCATGATGGCGGGCGTTTCCTTTTACCGTGGCTCCGTGATCCGTGGTGCCGGGACGATGGGTCAGAACCGCTGTTCGCTCCAGCAGAGCTTGTCGCGCAGCAGCGAGTAGTGGTCATGGCCTTCCGGATGGATCAGCCGGATCTCGTGTTCGTACTTCGAGATCGCCAGCACGTCGCCGTGCTCGAGCGGCTGGTTGAGTTGGCCGTCGAAGCTCACCACGCCGCCGCCGCGCGAGCCCTCCACCGGACTGATCTCGATCAGGTGGCGCGCATCGACCACGATCGGTCGGTAGCTGAGCGTGTGCGGGCAGATCGAGACGATGCCGACGGCGTGCAGGTCCGGTGCGATCAGCGGACCGCCGGCGGACAGGGCGTAGGCGGTCGAGCCGGTCGGTGTGCAGACGACCACGCCATCGGAGCGCTGCTGGTTGACCAGTGTGCCGTCGATACTCATCTCGAACTCGACCATGCGGGCCGGGTCGCGCATCTTGAAAGTCACGTCGTTGAGTGCGACCGATTCCATGATGCGCGTGTCGTTGCGCATCAGGCTGCCCTGCAGCAGGAAGCGTCGTTCCTCGCAGTACTTGCCCTCGAGGATCGCCGAGAGGTGCCGTTCGACCTCGCAGGGGCTGACGTCGGCCAGAAAGCCGAGCCGGCCAAGGTTCACGCCCAGGATCGGCACTTCGTGAGAGCAAAGCGAGCGGGCGGCATTGAGCATGGTGCCGTCGCCACCGATCACCACGATCAGGTCGCGATCGATGCGGTCGCGCGAGAAGCGCTCGGCGTGGATCGACGGCACGGGGTTCTCGGCGTTCTCGTCGAGCGCCCAGTGAGCGCCGTGCCGCTCGGCCGCGGCCACGAGATGTTTGTACACCTCGGCGAGCGCGTCACCGCCGTCGGGCTTGGTGATGATCCCCAGCCGGCGGAAGGCCGGCGGCTCGGCAGGGGGTTCGCGACGTGACGGGGAGGTCGAGTTCATGGTGTCTGGGAGTTGCTCCTGTCGGCGACTCGATGGTTCGTTCAGTGATTGCCGGCGGACCACTTCAGCCCGATGATCCCGGCCACGATCATGGCGATGAATGCCAGGCGTGCAAGCGACGCGGGCTCTTTGAACCAGAGGATGCCGAGAATCGCTACGCCGGTCGCGCCGATGCCGCTCCAGACCGCGTAGGCCGTCCCCATCGGGATCTCGCGCATCGCCACGGCAAGCAGGTAGAAGCTCAGCCAGGCGATGGCCAGCACGGCGATCGTCGGGACCAGGCGGGCGAAGCCGTCGGTGAACCGCAGGCCGGTGGCCCAGGCGATTTCCAGCAGGCCGGCTGCGAGCAGGATGAGCCAGGCATTCATGGCGATTTCGTTGTCCTCGCAAGATGGTGCGATGCCCGTCCGGTCGGATTTCCCGAGCCGGCCGGGCATGGAATTCGGCCCAGTCTAGCAAAAGGCGAGGCCGCCGCATGCGGTCGATGGAATGCGCGCGGATGGTTGCCGTCCCACGGCCCAACGCCGACTTGGCACTCTTCGCGACCGAGTGCTAATTTAGCCGCGCAACGGGCGGGCCCGGCACTCGGTGCGGCCCGCCTCGACGAACACACCAACCCAGCCATCAGGTCTTGCGTATGACAGACGCCTGGAGTGAATTGCCCGAGCGGGCGCAGACCCTGCTTCGGGTGCTGATCGATCGCTACACCGACGAGGGAACGCCGGTCGGCTCGCGCGCACTCGCGCGCATGTCGGACCTGAACCTGAGCCCGGCCACCGTGCGCAATGTCATGGCCGACCTCGAGGATCTCGGCCTGGTGCGAGCGCCGCACACCTCCTCGGGGCGCGTGCCCACCGAGCTGGCCTACCGGCTGTTCGTCGATTCGCTTCTGGTCAGCCCGTCGAAGGCGCCGGTGGATGCCCGTCGGCTCGAGCGCATCCTGCGCGAAGCGGTCGAGGACGACCCTCAGCACCTGGCCGACACCGCCTCGAACCTGCTGTCCGGCCTGACCCAGTTCGCCGGAGTGGTCTCCATTCCGTCGCGTGCCCGGGCGCTGTTCCGCCAGATCGACTTCGTCTCGCTCTCCCCGGGGCGGGTGCTGATGGTGCTGGTGACCGACGACGGCGGGGTGCAGAACCGCATCATTCACCCGGACAAGCCCTACAGCCAGGACGAGCTGACCCGCTTCGCCAACTTCCTCAACGAGCGGCTCAACGGCCAATCGATCCAGGCACTTCGGGAGACGCTGGTCAGCGAGCTCAAGCACACCCGCGAGCAGATCGAGGGCAATCTCAACGAGGCGATCGTGCTCGCGGAATCCGCCGTCGAGGCGGTCGAGGACGACGCGGGCATCGCCGTGGCGGGGCAGACCAATCTGATGGGCATCGACGAACTCGGCGACGTCGATCGCATGCGGCGGCTGTTCAATGCGTTTGCCGAGAAGCGCGAGCTGGTCTCGCTGCTGGATCAGTGCGAGCGCGCTCAGGGCGTGAAGATCTTCATCGGTCGCGAGTCGGGCTCGCCGAGCTTCGACGAATGCGGGGTCGTCGGCGCCTCCTACGGCGTCGACGACGAGGTGGTCGGCGTGCTCGGCGTGATTGGACCGAAGCGCATGCCATACGACCGCGTGATCTCCATCGTCGACGTCACCTCACGGCTCCTCTCGAGCGCGCTCTCGCGCCAGTAAGCCGGCGCTTCTCGCCGGTCTCGCAGTCTCCCCCTTGAAAAGATCCCGGATGCCCCAAGTGTCCGGGCAACAGCGAATTTCAATCCAGACATCCATCCGCTTTTCAGGAGAGCTTCGATGACGGACAAGCCGGTCGATCAAGACGACATGACTCAGGGCATGAACGAGGAAAACCCGGAGCAGCCCGCCGAGGGCGAGGTCGAGCAGGGCGCCCAGGGCGAGGAGGCCAGCGAGGTCGAGGAGCTCAAGGCGAAGCTCGCCGAGAAGGAAGAGGAAGTCCTGCGCATCGCCGCGGAGATGCAGAACCTGCGTCACCGTGCCGAGCGCGATGTCGAGTCGGCGCGCAAGTTCGCCCTCGAGCGCTTTGTCGAGGGTCTGCTGCCGGTGGTCGACTCGCTCGAACTGGGTATCGAGGCGGCCGACAACGAGAACGCCACGCTGGAGAAGATCAAGGAGGGCGACGAGATGACCCTCAAGATGCTGATCCAGACGCTGGAGAAGTTCGGCGTGAAGGCCGTTCACCCGATCGGCGAGCGTTTCAACCCGGAACACCACCAGGCCATCAGCATGCAGCCGCACGACGGCGATCCGGATCACGTCGTCGACGTGATGCAGAAGGGTTACCTCCTGAAGGACCGCGTCGTGCGCCCGGCCATGGTGGTCGTTTCGAAGCCGAATCAGGACTGATCGACGCGGATTTGCGGCCGCCGGCTTGAAAAATCGAGCAGCGGCCGCACCTCGAATGCCAAGGGCGGCCCGAGAGCGAAACATGCCGCGGCGCGCCAACAGATTCAACGCATACACAAAGAACGCTGGAGACACGCATTATGGGTAAGGTAATCGGTATCGACCTGGGGACGACCAACTCCTGTGTCGCGATCATGGACGGCAAGTCCGGCAAGGTAATCGAGAACGCCGAGGGCGCGCGTACCACCCCGTCGGTGGTCGCCTACGCCAATGACGGCGAGATCCTCGTCGGTCA
This genomic interval carries:
- the grpE gene encoding nucleotide exchange factor GrpE, translating into MTDKPVDQDDMTQGMNEENPEQPAEGEVEQGAQGEEASEVEELKAKLAEKEEEVLRIAAEMQNLRHRAERDVESARKFALERFVEGLLPVVDSLELGIEAADNENATLEKIKEGDEMTLKMLIQTLEKFGVKAVHPIGERFNPEHHQAISMQPHDGDPDHVVDVMQKGYLLKDRVVRPAMVVVSKPNQD
- the hrcA gene encoding heat-inducible transcriptional repressor HrcA; amino-acid sequence: MTDAWSELPERAQTLLRVLIDRYTDEGTPVGSRALARMSDLNLSPATVRNVMADLEDLGLVRAPHTSSGRVPTELAYRLFVDSLLVSPSKAPVDARRLERILREAVEDDPQHLADTASNLLSGLTQFAGVVSIPSRARALFRQIDFVSLSPGRVLMVLVTDDGGVQNRIIHPDKPYSQDELTRFANFLNERLNGQSIQALRETLVSELKHTREQIEGNLNEAIVLAESAVEAVEDDAGIAVAGQTNLMGIDELGDVDRMRRLFNAFAEKRELVSLLDQCERAQGVKIFIGRESGSPSFDECGVVGASYGVDDEVVGVLGVIGPKRMPYDRVISIVDVTSRLLSSALSRQ